In Miscanthus floridulus cultivar M001 chromosome 19, ASM1932011v1, whole genome shotgun sequence, the DNA window gactatccttgtgctcggggactgtcccgaccaccattGTACTTGGGGACTGTCCCaaccaccctcgtgctcggggactgtcgcgactatccttgtgctcggggactgtcccgaccaccatcgtgctcggggactgttccgaccactcttgtgctcgggactgtctcgaccgccctcgtgctcagggactgtcctgactacctttgtgctcggggactgtctcgacTACGGTTATTCTTGGGGATTCGTCGTTTTCCCCATgctgcgctcggggactgccccgaccactctccgaccattgctcggggaCCGCTCTTCTCGGCTACATAtcatttgtactcacatatagttgagaggcatttattttttctcacttagaccttgctacaaggctgatacctcgccttccagcaagctcggggactacatcagtacgatgcacctgccggtgcagctcgtatcgcttgtacgatgattggattcttaacttaactgggaattctttttagatcctggcaccatgtgcctacgtcacctactaccaggctcagggactaagtgggcacacttcaccttgcggtgaatgtgcttattttatcaacccctacgctctgactgttggccataactactactgtacaagggtcacttacatttcttttcagaaatacaagtgggcacacttgatcaggaaagaaatctttttcttttttctttagagcaccatgcattcttcggacaaccggaatcttcggctataatcgtggtctactgctctctgtgctgaccagaatactggcacatttgcttggtcaatgtttcaaccaattggagatgacatgaagacagaccgcattagTCGAAGAAGATCaaatggcgtgtcgcaacataatacatggtgctcggggactagctgtgggggtattaacccctatacccttacggctaggtttgggctgGCCTGGACTagggggtccggcccactagaagacgacgcgcggcccagccaatctgctcggagtcccacgcaaggaatcaaggcagacttggagatcaagcaagatcctggtcagttagaataggaatctttatccggccacctatggcaattgtaactagttgggattagtttccaaatctataaccctgccccctagactatataaggcgggcaggggacccctctcaaaacacatctcatttacatacagcaatacaatcagacacaggatgtaggtattacgccctcacagcggccgaacttggataaaacctcgtgtctgtcttgcgtcaccatctcgttcgtagcttgcgcacctgtctgccgataatctactaccttgggcatacccctaggtagactgccgaccatatttcgtcgacaggcaCCAAAGTGGGGGTTCACCATCCTCCACAACCAGTGAGACACCATGCATCAGCGGCTTTGTGATATTGAGCCTCACTTTGATCCGCTGGTAGTGACCCACCGCCGACCCATCTTTCTCCAGATCCATATCCACAAAAACTCCCACTTCATTGTTGATCATCTCCCTAGCCTCCTTGTTCATCATCCCCAGAGGCAAACCCAAAACCCTAATCCAGATCGGGATGTTATCAAACAGGATATCTTCCAACCTCTTACGACCATCCAAATCCACCACCACAACGAGATCTTTCCCAAACAACCACGGCCCATCATCAATTGTCCTTTTCTTCCCCGACTGCTGGTGAAAGGTGAAAATGAAGTGGTTTGATCCGAGATCCTTACAGTCGATCCCTCATATTGGGCACCAAACCTTCCCCAACGTCTGCTCCAAAGCCTCGGTGTGGACAGGACGATCCGCTAGCACCTTGCCGATTGTCTGCGATCCCACTGACTTCAATGATCCTCCTCCCGCCTTCACCCTGATTCCCTTCTTCTCTACCTTCGACAACTTCATTTTCTCCATCAACCCTGCCACCGCCTCCATCAACGCCACCCACCCAAGACACCCCCGCCTCGGCAGCCAAAAACCATAAACCTCGACTTCTTCGGCAAAACACTACGTGGTTAGCAGAGGGAGATTTGGGCTCCATCACGAAAAGGTTTACGTGGACACGATCGTGGGATGGGACTTGGACTCTAATTCAGATCGATTAGTGAGATCTGAACCAGGAACGAGAGGGAAGAAGGAGACCTAAACTCACCGAGACCAGGAAGCCCTAACTCGGTATGCCCGCGAGCGTACGAGATTGAGCATGGGAAACACCATTCTGCACTACATGAGGGCAAAAAAATCATTCATGTTGGCTTTGACTTAATTACTTTAACAGCCGACTGACTTAGTCTCCGATAAAGGCCCCAGAGTGTGACAAAGGCCCACGTTCGTGCAAGCCTAGCCCAATCGAACCCAACACCTGGCACTTGAACGAGAACTGCATACCCTGCCAAACATCGCCAGCTCCATGCACAAATGTAGGCCTGCCTTCTTTTCAATCCATTTCACTCGTTCCAAGCATGAGAAGCATCCGAGAGTTCTAGacaaaggccctgtttggatactctagcacagctagaggttagagttagtttctagctcaggactagccctgaactaactctagcctaagagatgtttggatacaagggttaaaatgataataaatgtgcttttcaaatcattggtgcgggtgaaagtagagagaaaacagtggaccccacctcaaatagccccaactagccctaataatcacctctttgggggaatagttttttagggtgggctagttgcaaataacccactctagccctcctgtttggctactttagggctagttgagctccaactagcccaaactaactctaacccatggatccaaacagggccaaagAGTAAATTTGGCGTGGGCCGGGAGCAATAAATTTATATTAGACCCACGAGAAAATTGAGAACCAGCTTGTGTTGGAGCGTGAGTTTTCTTATTCATCTCCAAAATGAGGTTTTTGGATATTGTTCAAGATGTTTTATGATAGTCAAAATGCCAAAAAAAAAGATCTTTGGCGCTCAACAATAGTTTGGGCGACAGAATAGTTTTAGAACATAACTTCGATACTACTATAACTAGTCGTGTGTTGGTGTGATAGGGAATAATCCATGGATCAGAAATGACAGAGTCCTTCTGCTGAAGAACATAATCAACTTGTTTTTCTGGCCTTTGTAATTCTACTCTCTAATTCCAAGAAACATAACAACAATATAAGAAAACAAAAATATATTATAGGTAGATAATCGACTAAAGAAAAGGGTGCGCAAAATGACCTATAGGATAGGATGCATGTGACGATTCCCTCCCGATCAGTTGCAAATGGAAATGGGGTAATAATCTACAAGTACCCGAGCATGCATGCCATCCCCACGGCCGCCGCACCAATCCACCAACTCATCACTCGCGCCACATGGCCACGCGACGGCGCCGGCGCTTCAGCAGTGTCGGGAGCCTCCGCGGTATCGCCCTCTGAGGTCGGAAGCGTCCTCGGAGATAGCCGCGGCAACGTTAACGACGACGGCGCAGGGCTCGGCGCGATCGCCATCTGCCTCATCCTCGGcgcgggcggcgacggcggcggcagcggcagccgcGGCCTGGTGATGATGCCCGGCGGCACGACGAAGTTGCTGATCTGGAGCACGGATATGTTGTACGGCCTCGCGGTGACCGCCCTCTTGAACGTGGCGTTGATCAGCGACCCCGGCGCGGCCGACACGAAGACGGCGCCGCCGCGGCCCGTGGCGGTGACGTTGAGGAACCCCGTGTGGTTGCGCGCGGTCCCCGTGGTCTGGAACAGCGTGGTGACCACGGCGGGCTGGCCGCCCCGGGGCAGCGCCGCCAGCTTGGCGGCGTCGATGTAGTCGAGCGCGACGTGGACGGAGATGAGCTCCACGAGCGCAGCTCGCGGCAGCCTGGAGCTGCGGCGGAGGAGCCAGTCCACGGCGGAGTTGTCCGGGACGAGCACGGTGATGGAGCTCCGGCTGTTGACCTCGCGCGCCACGCGGGTCTTGCTGAGGAGGAAGTTGAAGAGCTTGAACTCCGGGTACCGGCTCAGGATCTCCGTCACgttgaaggcggcggcggcgttgccgCCGGTACCCGGTggggcggcgacggcggtggcgggcaggaggaagaagaacgcGAACAAGAAGGTGCTAGGAGCCATGCGTGCGCCGATGCACGAACACGCACAAGCACCGATAGCGCACGGCGTGTGGCACGTAGAGTGCTATATATAGAGGGATGGGCGGCAGGTCATGAACTCGACAGCCGGAGAGAAATTAGAGGACAGGAGGGGGTTAAGGTCTGAGCAGTTAGAGTGCGTGGAGACTGATCTCACTCTCAGTCTGACCAGTTCTTGAGGCGCTGGCATGATGCATGTTCCCTGAAATACAGGGGCAAGTTTGATCATGCTAATGGCCAGGAATAattgtcatggtcaatactagttAAGTTCATCAGTTCAAACTTGTCATGACCaggattcccctgttttcattttcactttcacttcaGTAGAGTAAGAGAGAGGGTAGGGATCTATGAATTATCATCAGTAGTTTTTTTAGTAGTTAAGTTCCTGGTCTAAGAATGAAAATGGGCCTGTCTGGGCCGGTGCAAAACCTGGCCCATTTTTGGGTGGGCTCATCTGAAGCCCAACTAAATCAGCCCAATATCACAAAGTAGTAGCAACGTGAGCCTTCTTAAttactttcttttccttttcttttctcaaAAGAAAATGCTGAGAGACAAGGCAACAAGGTACG includes these proteins:
- the LOC136529668 gene encoding fasciclin-like arabinogalactan protein 3, translating into MAPSTFLFAFFFLLPATAVAAPPGTGGNAAAAFNVTEILSRYPEFKLFNFLLSKTRVAREVNSRSSITVLVPDNSAVDWLLRRSSRLPRAALVELISVHVALDYIDAAKLAALPRGGQPAVVTTLFQTTGTARNHTGFLNVTATGRGGAVFVSAAPGSLINATFKRAVTARPYNISVLQISNFVVPPGIITRPRLPLPPPSPPAPRMRQMAIAPSPAPSSLTLPRLSPRTLPTSEGDTAEAPDTAEAPAPSRGHVARVMSWWIGAAAVGMACMLGYL